Sequence from the Enhydrobacter sp. genome:
CGGATCCCACTGCCGCGCGAACTCGACGATGCCCGCCTCGGTCATGGTCATGCCGCCGCTCGTGAAGCGGTCGCCGACCTTGAAATCCTCGAAATAGCGCTCGGTCACGGGCTCCGTTCCTGTGGGCAATTCTGCGCCGGATTGTGTCGAGGGTGAGACGCCGTGGGCGAGCGACTTGCGATCGTGGCCCGGGTCAGATCCCGATACCGCGCAGGGCGTAGATCAGCGCCACCACCAGCAGGCCGATGAAGATCGTCTGGGTGACCAGCAGCATCACCGGGGCCATGCCGATACGGGCCAGAGCGAGCAAAGAGGTCTTCATGCCGAGCGCGGCGATGGCGGTGATGATGAGGAAGGCCGAGACCTGCGTGAGCACGGCCCTTGCCTGGTCCGGCACGATGCCCAGCGAATTGAGCGCCGCGAGTGCCAGGAAGCCGAACAGGAAAACCGGCGGCGAGGGCCGCGCATCGCCCGCGGCCTGGCCGCTTCGCGCGATCCACCAGGCGATGCCGATCACCGCCGGCAGCAGGAACGCCACGCGCAGCAGCTTTGTGACGATGGCGTCGCTCAGCACCCGCGGTCCCAGCGTCTGGCCCGCACCGGCGACCTGCGCCACGTCGTGGATCGAGCCACCCAGGAACACGCCCATCTCGAACAGGGTGTAGCCGAGCGCGTCCTGGAGCGGCGGGTAGATCACCATCACCACGGTGCTGAGGAAGTTGACCCCCATCACGGTGAAGGCGAGGTCGCGGTCGGAGTGCTCGTGCTTGGGCAGCACGGCCGACGCCGCCATCGCCGCGGCGGCGCCGCAGACGCCGACCGAGCAGCCGGTCAGCAAGCCGAAATTGCGGCTCTGGCCGAAGAAGGGCGCGACCCAGGCGCCGAAGGCGATGGTGCAGGCGACGGCGGCGAGCGCGATCAGCACCGGCAGCGCGCCGCCCTCGACGAGGTGGCCGAGCGTCAGCCGCGCGCCGAGCAGCGCCACGCCGACGCGCAGCAGCGTACGGCCGGCGAACTCGATACCGGGCTTGAGCGTGGCGTTGGTCGACAGGGGCTGCAGCGCCATGCCGACGGCGAGCGTGACGATGAGCGCGGGAATGAAGATCGCGCCGAAATGCGTCCAGCCGCTCCTGTCGGCATACCAGGCGACGGCGGCGATCGCCGCGCAAAGCGCGATGCCGGGAGCTGACTTGCGCAGATTGTCGGGAGCCCAGAGACGAACGATCTCGACGGCAACCGCGCTGTTAAGCATCGAGCACGGCCACCAGCTGTCCTTCGCCGATCGCCTCGCCTTCGCTGACCTTGATTTCCTTGATGACGCCCGCCTTGGGCGCCAGCACGGGGATCTCCATCTTCATCGACTCGAGAATCATGATCTCGCCGTCCACCTCGACCCTGTCGCCCGGCTTGGCCTGGATCTTCCAGACATTGCCGGCGATTTCCGACTTCACGTTGACGACGGCCATGCTTCGACGCGCTCCCGACTTGCTCAGGGACGGTTTTCGGCCACCGCGCGCGCCAAGGCAAGGGCTGGACTGCCCACACGCGCGCCCAGCCGATATGCGGCCTGGTTGACCGCCGAGAACACGCCGCCGAGCGTCGAACGGCCGTCGCCGATACGCGCCGACAGCGCCGCCACCGTGGCGCTGGCGATGTTCGAGCGGTCGAGAATGGCGAGCCCCGCGGAGCCGGCGCGATCGGCGCCGAAGCCCGCGTCGTTGAACAGGGCGAGCAGGGGCTTCACCTTGAGCGCCGTTTCGCCCGCCGGTACGCCGCCATGGCTGCCGGTCGCCAGCACGCGGCCGGTGTCGCGCTCGTCGGCCATCGACAGCGAATCGAGACACACGACCCTGTCGATGAGGTAGCGGCCCTCGGCCAGCGGCTCGGGCTTCTTCGGCGGCCAGGGGGCCGACTTCAATCTTTCGACGGCCTCGGCGACGCTCTGGCCCGGCGCAACGCCGCAGGCTTCGGCGAGGCCGTTGATGCGGCTGATCACGCCGCGCGCCAGCATGTCCTTCGCGTCGCCGATATGGGCGCTGTCGGTGGCGACCGCCGCCATCGCCATGCCGTGCGCCTCGGCCCACGGCAGGCCGCTGACGCCCGCCTCGTCGCGGCCAATGCCTGCATCGTGATGGATGGCGGCGCGCGGCCGGGCTTTCAGCGAGCAGTAGGCGGCGTAGATCGCGCCGTGCGAGCCACCGACGATCACCCCGCCCTCGGCCTCGGGCGGCAGCTTGGTGACGGAATCGGCAAGGACGATGGCGATGTTCACGACTACCGCGAGGAACCGCGTTGGCTGGAGACGTAAGCCTTCAGGACGGCATTCATCCGCGTCAGGTGTCCCTTGCCCTGCGCCTTGAACCAATTCAGAACGTCGCGATCCATTCTCAAGGTGACAGGCGCCTTGCCGGACTTCGAGGGCAGAACGAGACGGGCATTCTGGAAAAAGGCATCGTTCAGTTCGGGAATCTCCGAGAAATCGATGTCCTTGTCCTTGACGGGGGCCAAGCGTCG
This genomic interval carries:
- a CDS encoding BrnA antitoxin family protein, with product MAPVKDKDIDFSEIPELNDAFFQNARLVLPSKSGKAPVTLRMDRDVLNWFKAQGKGHLTRMNAVLKAYVSSQRGSSR
- a CDS encoding putative sulfate exporter family transporter, with the translated sequence MLNSAVAVEIVRLWAPDNLRKSAPGIALCAAIAAVAWYADRSGWTHFGAIFIPALIVTLAVGMALQPLSTNATLKPGIEFAGRTLLRVGVALLGARLTLGHLVEGGALPVLIALAAVACTIAFGAWVAPFFGQSRNFGLLTGCSVGVCGAAAAMAASAVLPKHEHSDRDLAFTVMGVNFLSTVVMVIYPPLQDALGYTLFEMGVFLGGSIHDVAQVAGAGQTLGPRVLSDAIVTKLLRVAFLLPAVIGIAWWIARSGQAAGDARPSPPVFLFGFLALAALNSLGIVPDQARAVLTQVSAFLIITAIAALGMKTSLLALARIGMAPVMLLVTQTIFIGLLVVALIYALRGIGI
- a CDS encoding biotin/lipoyl-binding carrier protein — protein: MAVVNVKSEIAGNVWKIQAKPGDRVEVDGEIMILESMKMEIPVLAPKAGVIKEIKVSEGEAIGEGQLVAVLDA